TCTGCATAACCTTTCCTGACTGCCTATAATTACAACTATTTATACCATGTGTACCATTTGTATACGCCTttacattttattcttattttttatttatctattttactatatatttatttccATTCTCTATTTGTGCTCTTTTATTCTCGTACTACTCTTGCTGCTATGAgttcaataaagtattatcttatttCAGCTTATCTTATATTCATTTTTAGAAATAATCACCAATCAATAGGAAAGTAGAGGAGGAGTGGTATTTATAAATTTGCACTCTTTTTCAGGTGTGTAAATTGAGGTACATGCTGCAGAATTTCTTCTGTGTTATGCTTTCATGACTGTAGATgtctgcgcacacacacaggtcactcACCTTCTCCAGGTGAGCTCAGTCTCTCCTAAAGACAGATCAATATTTCATCATTAGAAATTATTCATacataaaatcataaaaccTCAAcataaacagtcatttatcatctTTATTGATCATCTTCACACAGCAAACctcctgaccaatcagaataagCTGAGTGGCTCTCCAGTGACACCTACAGGAAGCTCACCTGTACTTCACCTTTAAACTCTATGAGTTTGAGCTTTATTAAACATGATGAAGATGCTCTTATCACACTCACCCTCATCTTCGCCACACTGCTGTCGgctacagagaggagagagctcaGCTGACGGTCCCAGCTCATCactgaggagacacacacacacacacacacacacacacacacacaggtttaatGATCAACACAGACTCTGTAAAAGAGGCGGTGGTGCACTGGATGCCACGCTTGAGACCTCACTGTGATGAACTGTTGCTGGTGATTTTATCTTAAAGGCTGAAATCTTCACAGCTCGTCTGGTAAGAACATGAATGATACtgatggcacacacacactctctttaggtttccactccttttattttcttttacattgaatgggtgaatgtggttTTACTCTTATGGACGCACAAAAACTATGGAATAAAGGATGAGGGGGGAATAGGAGACGTCTCCTCCTACCAGCTGCATCACTCTGACTGAGGGGTGTGCACGTGTGGCTCTGTGCATCCTGCTTTtggtccttcaaaataaaggtcgtCTACAGGTGAATTTGGAACAAccttttgcacacactgtatcaACAATGAGTTATCacatatatttgtgtttttatcactgATGGccaactttctctctctctctctctctctctctctctctctctgtgtgtgtgtgtgtgtgtgtgtgtgtgtgtgtctgtgctgacagcatgtcacacagaaacagtACACCTGTCAGAGGTGTTGCCTCAGTCAGGTGTCTGGTACCTGTGGATAAGTGTGAGGCTCAGCTCCGTGTCACTCAGCAGATTAAATTACAGCTGAAGGATAGTCAAACATCACTGACTCCGATCAGCTGATCATCAGAGTGCAGAATGATGACGTGATGGATCTACTTTATTGATCCGcaggtgtgtgtggagtgtTTTCCTTACACTCCAGGGTCAGATTAAAACCCTAGACTGTTAACAAAAACGTGTAATCCTCATATACAGACCTGGAGGGTTATTAACCTTCCCTGAACCCTTTATTTAAGACACTACAGTAGATGCAGACAGTTTGTTAAAGCCATAGGTTAAAGCAGGTTGTTTCCTAATCACAACATTAAACCTGAAGGGGGCGTGGCTAACTGCGCGTCAAATATTGCTAATATCAAGCCGTTGCATTAACagtaagctaacgttagcatctCTGTCCGGTGATGTTTTTATCTCtatgttttaaagttatctcTCCTCTGACGGTTTGAAAAGTTAACATCGTCTATTATAGATTTATCATGTCCTAAATAAACAAAACGAGCCGCTAAAAACAGAATAAACcacattaaaacaatatttagcACGTTGTTTAAGTTAGCTGCTAATCAGAATACTCACTGAAGACGACTCCACTTTTAAATCCAGGAGCCCGCAGCAGCGTAACAGCGACGTGATGACGTAGGATGCCACTGCGGAAGTCTTCTGGGTATTGTAGTAGAAGACTGATTACCACAAAATGAGCGCTCAGTATCAGAGTTACTTGAATACACAACCCCTTATATGTAATCTGTTATCTTccttattttatattaattaaaaatgagAAGTCAAACCGGAAACAGACACATCATTTCAGACTGCCACCCGAAGAACAGCATTACCCACAATCCACCGCTTTGATGTTAGCAAACAGCAATGGCGGCGTCCATAACCAGAGTGGAAGATGTATCAGGACCTCTGGAGAAGTGTTTGTCAGGACTCGGGTTTGAGGTTCACCCCCTGAAGGTGAGTGGATTTACATTCAgcatcatgttgttgttgtttcagtgcagttttagtgtgtttttatgttgttttaaggTTGTTATGGGGTCTTTCTGTCCTAATGTTGTGACTGATTTTGATCAAACAGCATCAGACTAAGATCAAATAGTTCAGTGATCTGTCTGTGCACCTGCAGAATACTTAGGAGGTGAAATACAAAGAACATATAAACATGGGTGTAcattatttcacttttattaCCAGTGTTTTAGAATGgtgtctgtccacctgtctgtctctctcaggtgtgctgtgttagctgtctctctctctacctgtctgtcactctcaggtgtgctgtgttagctgtctctctctctacctgtctgtcactctcaggtgtgctgtgttagctgtctctctctctacctgtctgtctctctcaggtgtgctgtgttaactgtctctctctctacctgtctttctctctcaggtgtgctgtgttaactgtctctctctctacctgtctgtcactctttcaggtgtgctgtgttaattgtctctctctctacctgtctttcTCAGGTGGGCTGGTATAACGCGGTCCTGCCCCCCTCCCTGGCCCTGTCGTACCCTGATGACACGCTGGCCGTGGTGGTCTTCAGCACTCCTTCCATGTTTGAGAAAGCCTTCCTGCCCTTCCTTGAGGAGCAGAGCTGTGGGGGTGTGCGTGACCCGATCGATCAGTGTGTGAGACAGTGTGTGTCCTCTGCTGTCTCTCAGGTATGTGATAgatcattatattatatatctgTAGGTGTGTTCAGCTCCTCagacctgtctgtgtgtcttcagTGTTTCCAGGGACAGAAGGTGGACGTCAGCTATGACTTCGAGCTGCTGCCCAGCAGGAGGCCTCGTTTCCTCGCTCAGACGGCGGCTCACGTGTCCGGAGGAGCGTATTACTACCAGCagagtgacgtcacagatccaCCATGGACGGACAAAGTAACTTAACTCATCAACTTAATTTACTAACTTCTGACATAACCTTCTGTGACTGCTAATAGCTAAAGCAATGCCAAAACAAAatatacctctctctctctctctctctgtagaagATGTTTGGGGTGTGTGTCCACCCTCAGTTTGGGGGCTGGTTTGCGATCAGAGCCCTGTTGGTGTTCGTGGATCTGAGGGGGGGctctgacctgcagcagcctcctcctgcagactgtGTGCCGAGCAGGGAGGGACGGGTCCAGCTGCTGGAGGCCTTCAACCTCCGCTGGCAGGTACAGACCATCATCACACCTGAGACACACTTGAGACACACCATGAGTTTACAGATACTCATAAATCAGAGTCACTCAGAGTGTTTTGTCTCTTTAGGACTGGAGCTACAGGAACATCGTCCCTCCGGTGGAAACGTACTCTCAGAGACAGAAGGACTACTTCTCCTGTCGTCCCGCTGAGAGACTCGCTCTGCTGAAGTCGTGGGGTTTCCTGCTGAAGAAGGAAGGGGCTGATGAGACGGCAGAGACTCAGGAGGAGCTGAGCGGACACGGCTGAaggatgaaacacaaacacaaactttctCTGCTGGAAAGACTTTAAATGAACCTTTATTTGAACCCTGATGGACAGCAGAGGTTTAGTGAGCCTGTTTTCAGGTCCGAGGGAAAACTTGGAGCTCTTGAATGGGAACTTATTCttcataaagctgctgtttgatgtgtttcatgGTTCACTGTACGGACAAACACTTTTATTTGCCTTTTAtttcctgaaacacacaaactgtagaTGTTCAGCAGTGACTCCACACCGTTATCATGACTCCCTCAGTATCAACGTGTTTACACCTGTATCACCTGTAATCTGTCCTCTCTGTAGTTACATAATTTTATCATTAAGTGCCAAAAACACTTAAATTTAACTGTTTCacaaacatttctgtttctAAAAGTGAAGctataaaaagacaaaataaaaacatgtcaacaaAATGACTCCAAAGTTCAGATTTTGGCATTTAGTTAcataaatgttgaaatgttaaagcttttttctCAGATTATTTATAGAtccttttgtctttatttaataggagagctgaagagagagattaAATGACAATGAGAAAGGGTGGGAGGATGGTATGCACCAAACAGAGAGACTGAGAGTTGCATAAGTGTATGGTGAACGGGTGGTTATGTAAGTAGAATCCCATAGTGGCTTTGTCTCACCCTGCAGAAGTACAAAGACATAGACAAGTTTAACAGCTAAAcgttagacaaggtgaacaggacttctgcaggaatatctctattgacatttctgtccttgtacagctctccttctctttgatgttgactttaaacataaatgagtcaaAGTTCTCCTCTTTGAACATCCTgtctgttatctctacctcttctggtttcattgactttgtagagatcagcagcttagagatattctctccagctctggatcacaggacaggatgttgctccacttctccctctcagagatggttggggtccagtagctcctcaggctgcattcagatctgtgcccgctaacatcattatttccccacgaccaagaccagcctgagaccacactaacgtttttaccacagggtcagcaggcagagggggaatgagacggactattttctgtggagtgatttgatatgacgtgtgatcaggttgttcctggtgtcTCTTTAGCTCATTAGAATTAATCTGTGTTCTATTTGGCTTTGATACATCGGaacattccgttctattctcctttgatgtgttccgttctgttccgttctgttctattctattctattcttctttgatctattatgttccattccattctagtcaaaaaaatgtaccacagtgtcaacaggcagagggagaataagacggactactttctgtggagtgatttgatatgacgtgtgatcaggtcatccctggtgtctcttttgcattctagaattaatcactgttgttatttgccTTTGATCAACCGACaacattccattctgttctattctcctctctctgaccaatcagagttgaGTATTTAACCTGTAGTTAACTGCTGTGGTTATTTATTGAATGTTTGTAGAGTTGATGACttagttttattgttattatctaTTGGTGCATCTTGTGTCCAGGCTGCGACACGTGTCGTCCCATTCATCTCCTCACACCTCCTCCCTCACACTCTGCTCACCTGGTCTCTCACAGCCTGTGAGGGTTCAGTGTTCAGTGTGCAGACTTCAGGATGGAGATTGGGATGGAGCCAGATCCTCTCAGTCGTTCTGCAGCACTCTCAGAGTGGGTCACTTTCTCTGCTTCACCTCTAGATGTCACTCTCTTCATAACAGACAAATCACTCAGATTGAACACACAGACTGCAGATAATCTGCTGTAATCTGCTGTTATTGTTTATGTAATCTGATCTAAAGTTTATCAGAATAATGTAATCTCAGTTTCTGTCACTGACTCGTGATAATCTGATGTTTGGGTCTCTGTTCTCTGACTGTTCGCCATGACTTTTAGTCTCTCTGAGTTTTCCTTCACTTCACTAAAACACTcctcccttccctctctccctctctcttactgcatccccccctcctcacccttcctcacccccctcccctctctgtttaCTGAATCAGCGTTTCAGTTTGCTGCAGGcctgcagagaggcagagcatGGAGTTAATTATCGCCCCCCCTCGATGTGTTTGCCCTGTAGAAACTCTGCAGTAACTCTCAGCCCCTCCATCTGCTGAGGATCTGTAACCCAGATTTAATGATCAGCACATCAGCTCAGCCAGAGACCCGGGTCTACAAAGACCAAACACTGAGGATTCTTCTttaacagagacacaaagaagaGACGATGGAGGAGAGTTTATCCACATGCAGACCTCAGAAAGAGGAAggccagcagaggaggaggaggaggactgtcAGAGTCCTTTCATATCATTTAATATAATCTGATATGAGATAACGTTAGccgtgttagagagagagagaaaaagcagagTGATATCACAGAGATGATCAGAGAGAAGCAAACAGCTTCACTCTGACTGAGAGTAAAAACCTGAGTTAGATTCAATGATATGATATTCTAAAACCCTACACAGGTAAAATGCAGACTTTTGCAATAGTATGGAAGCCCTGAATGGACAGTCATGCAAACATTTGCTTAACACTGTTTCCTGTGACAACAAGTACAAGCAGCTTTTCTAATGATACGTCTCATTAATCTCATTATCTCGAGATAAGCACTCCTGTTTGTGCCGTGATAACATGATTGTTTTAGTCGTCATTACAGGATCTTAATCTACATTATCTCATTGCCTCGAGTTAATCCGGctgttatttctattttttaaaagtttttttatcAGACTCAGCCGACGCATCACAAAACAATAATACAGCCATCAGACTCAAAGGCAAAACACCTAGTCCATAATcccaaagtaaaaataaaaaagtgaataaaagtaacACAATACTAAAAATAAGTCAATACATACAAATCAACAATactaaaattaataatattaattaaaaaggtaaataattaatcaaaaatatttaggataataataaaaaattacatgaagtgaactctaaagaaaaatgaatcCAGCTGTTAAAACAAGTAGAACCATATTTATCTAATTCATTTGAGATAGTAGTAATGTTAttcctgtaaaaacaaaataatttctgttattttttaaatcttctttATCTTGTTATCTGGAGAGAACTCTGATTGTCCTGCAATGACAATATAATTTCCGCTCTTCTTTTGAGATCTTACCTGATTTATCTTGTTTTCTCAGGATCACTACCCTTTATTTGACATCTCTACTCATTTCTAGTGTCATCTCAAACTAAAAATCGTTTATTTCGCCTCAATAAAAAAGAtgaatttgatattttttcaagATCTGGGCATATTTAGCGAGTTGCAGCtcacatcagatacaaaactctaatcatgacttccaaagcagtaaccaaaaccgctccagtttacctggaacccctcaccaaggtctactgcccttcttgCCCGCtatgctcagcctctgaaaagcgcctagtgtttgagcacataaggcctcaaaactgcattcgatctgcagagtccctctctactttcaaaagacagcaaaagacccagctctttaggaagcactatgcacttagctagactgttctccactgttgtccccagtggcagaccatgtcttccagctacgattgactcacactgtcctgctctactctgggaatctgtgttcagctctggagtgacccagcacttggtactttggtcattattgtggtgatgttaattgttaatgatgatgataatggaaagtcttaaatggtttggttgcttcattgtagatgttccttattttacaaaaaaaaaaaaaaaaaaaaaaattcattacttacttttgtgcattgcctttacactgcttggcagtacctgcacccaaattgtcttgaagcactttgttactcttactgatcttgtttcctcttgtctagatctttgcttgtgttgttcttgttctcgtatgtacgtcgctttggataaaagtgtctgctaaatgacattgtaacattgcaaCATCTCAAACTAAAAattgtttctttcatttctttcaccTCAATAAAAAAGCTTTTTTCTCTTTAGATCTCTTCTTAGATGTCTTGTTATCTCGAGATAATGCCAGTTTTCCTGTGACAAAAAGTTGACTTTAATAATTTTTTAAGATCTGGGCATATTTATTTCAGTATCTGAAGTGAGTGCAGTTTGCGTTTCTTCAATAAAAGGAtgaatttaattgttttgtGACGAACTgatcattttattaaatttcTTTATCTCAAGATAACTCTGGTCTTCTTGTGATACTGAGATTATTTCAGTTcatggtctcaaacacacaactttatctcagCTCCAGTGAATTCATCTGGTTGTGCTGTaataagaaatacattttagtcTCTCtaaatatttcctttttatttgattttcttgagataacaacatgtgaaacaaaacacttgcagttgtatttatttgttatttaaaaataccaTGCATATCAATttacacttctgtaaatatcccagaattagccaaaaggctagtgtacatccgtagtcccttgccagatgttaaaaaggctccctgaaaagatcaagattaaaaaaagataaaataggatcagaatcagaaggtagaggagaaaccaaaacacaaacaaacaaacaaacaaaaaagagaagagaagaaaagaacaaatagcaccatacgattaaaaatgactaaaagcttaTGGACATAATATGTCAGTCTTTGAGatagtgtccatggacataaaatacatggagcaagacaatcaggaagcagcaatgaggaagtgttaaagaagacacatgcagacacaacaggacaacatttaacagtgctgtacatatttgcatcaggcagtgactatcaatcattaaactagctgcatgcaattcaaatgaggCAACACATAGACTGAGCAACAGATGAGCGCAACAaatagacaacacaagcaagcaacagtgagttaaaaaacacaggacaatTCACTGAGAGCCGACACAAGGTGGCAGAGATCTTGTTTTTCATCTTGTTATCTcgagataaagtttgtttttccgTGATTGCACGATAACATCAGCAGTTTCCCAAGAACTGGACATTTATCTCATTAGCTCAGTTGGCTTTCCCTCAATAGAAGTtaatttttcagtgtttttttaaagacctcagcttttaaatctctttatcttgagaaaacactttcagctgttttttcaacttgtttttcttcatcttgaGTTTACACCTCTGTTCCTGTGTGCGTCTTATTTATCTCATTATCTCTGGT
The genomic region above belongs to Notolabrus celidotus isolate fNotCel1 chromosome 2, fNotCel1.pri, whole genome shotgun sequence and contains:
- the mmachc gene encoding methylmalonic aciduria and homocystinuria type C protein homolog, yielding MAASITRVEDVSGPLEKCLSGLGFEVHPLKVGWYNAVLPPSLALSYPDDTLAVVVFSTPSMFEKAFLPFLEEQSCGGVRDPIDQCVRQCVSSAVSQCFQGQKVDVSYDFELLPSRRPRFLAQTAAHVSGGAYYYQQSDVTDPPWTDKKMFGVCVHPQFGGWFAIRALLVFVDLRGGSDLQQPPPADCVPSREGRVQLLEAFNLRWQDWSYRNIVPPVETYSQRQKDYFSCRPAERLALLKSWGFLLKKEGADETAETQEELSGHG